Below is a window of Nomascus leucogenys isolate Asia unplaced genomic scaffold, Asia_NLE_v1 Super-Scaffold_285, whole genome shotgun sequence DNA.
CAGGGTCAGCTGGTAGCGGCTGTTCTGCTCGTAGAAATCGGCCTCGGCCTCACTCACCGCCGCTGCTCGGGCCAGCTCCAGCCAGCTGCCCAGCAAGAAGCGGCTGTCACTAGCCAGCACCTCGTCCAGTGCCGGCAGCAGCTCATAGGCCAGGACGCCTCCAGCCCTCAACAGGGAAGCCAGCTCCTTGCGCAGGTAGGCGCTCCTTGCCTCCTCATAGTACAAGCTGACCAGCTCCTGCACTGCCTGCCGAGTGAGGTCCAGCAGGTCGTAGCGGAAGGCGGGGCTGGCGGCCAGGGAGGGAGCAGATGTGAGCAGCAGCCGCCAGGCCTCAAACACATCGGATCGGTTGTACCAGATGCTGGTATTCATCTGTAGGGACGGCCGCCTGACCAGTGGGCTACGATTGTGGCCCCGGCAGGCCTCCCCGGAGCAGTTGTACACACTCCGGAGCAGTAGCCTCCATGCTGCCCCTGCATCCGGGTGGGAGACCCCATACCGCTGGGCAGCAAAgctggtcacccaggctgccaAATCTGGCACTGGGTCCTTTCGCCAGCCCAGCTCAGCCATGAGGGAATAGACCACTTCGTTCTGGCTGATGCCCTCGGGGGCCATGCCCGTGCCTACCATGGTGGAGTTGGGGAAGAGGCGGGCAGCTTCTGGGCCTCCGTTCACTGCCTCTAGGGCTCCAAAAAGACCATGGTTTCCCCCAAAGTTGTGCAGCATGCACCAAATGAAGGGCTGGCCCTGGAAGGAGGCGGTGCGGGTGTACACAGGCTGGCTCTCAGCAAACAGGTCCAGAACCAGGAGGCGGCCACGGGGCACAGCCCCCAGCACAGCCCCGATCTGGGCGGGCCCCCAGAACTGGGGCTGGTGCTGGAAGAGCCAGCCTTGGAGCAGCCACACAGCCTCAGTATCCACTGTGGACAGGAGGTAGGGGGAACAGAGAAGAGGAGTGATGAGACAGAGGGCCAGGGAATGTTCACCCCACTCTACGGACGACTCTGTCTATCCCAGGTCATGGCTTCCCATGACCCCCACCAGCGGGACGCTCTTGGCACATACGCGTCCCCCTGAAAACTCAGGGTTCAGCAGCTTGGGTGAACATCACAGTTACCCAGAGGGCTCCTTAAAACATGGAGGTTTCTGaatgggcgcggtggcccacacctataatcccagcactctgaggggctgaagcgggtggatcacttgagcccaggagttccagaccagcccggccaatgtggggaaaccctgtctatactaaaaatacaaaaattagcctagcgtaatggcaggcgcctgtaatcccggctactcaggaggcagaggcacaagaatcacttgaacccatgaggcagaagttgcagtgagctgagattgtgccactgcactccagtctgggcgacagactaagactctgtctcaaaaacaaaatcaaggccggtcgcagtggatcacgcctgtaataccggcactttggaaggccgaagagggtggatcacctgaggtcaggagtttgagaccagtctggccaccatggtgaaaccctgtttctactaaaaatacaaaaattggccaggcgaggtggctcacacctgtaatcccagcactgtgggaggctgaagtgggcggatcatttgaggtcaggagttcgagaccaccttgacctacatagtgaaaccctgtctctactaaaaatacaaaaattagctgagtgtggtgggggggcacttgtaatcccagctactcaggaggctgaggcaggagaatcgcttgaactcaggaggcagaggttgcagtgaactgagatcgtgccactgcactccagcctgggcaacagagtgagactccgtctcaaaacaaacaaaaattgccaggcgtggtggtgcatgcctgtagtcccagctactcgggaggctgaggcagaagaattgcttgaacctaggagacaaaggttgcagtgagatgagattgtgccactgcactccagcctgggcaagagtgagactctgtctcaaaaaaaaaaaaaaaaaaaatgtagcttctGCTTCAGGTCTTGGgtagggcctgagaatttgccATCTCACAGcttgggctgctgctgctgctggttttGGGTCACACTTGGAGCAGTGCTGCTCAAGAAAGGCTGAGCTGATCTGTTCccttcctggccaacacagaCGCCTCTCCACTAAGTCATTCCTGACTTGGGagccctcccctccactcctccttTAAGTGGCAGGAAGGAGCCCTGCCTTCACGGTTTTGTAGCAGGATGCGCACTTAGCAGCTTTAGGCACATCCACTTACTTCCTGCCTGCAGTGCCTACTTCAGCAACCACGCAGAGATGAAACAAAATCCTTGTTCATAGCTAGCTCTTAGTGGCCTTCGCTCTGGGCCAGGCGTTATTGTACCTATGAGGTAGTCCCAGTTTACAGGAAAAGCAAATGAGACACTGGGAAGGAGGTCATGAGTCATAAGTCACGCGGCCAGGAAACAGGAGCGCCAGGTGTGACCCAGGTTCTCAGCTTCCAGAGCTCACCTCTCAACCACAGTGGGATTCACTGAGACAACGCGTGTGTACAAGTGCTTGGTAAACTATAAAGTACTGTGTGTTATGGTGAGGCATTATTCCAGTCCCTCTGCCTACCCCTATTGGCATCTGCTACTCCCTTCCTTTTGAGGGTCTGGGGggctctcccaccccacccaggcACTGTACCTGCAATCATGGCCTCATAGACGGCAGTGGTGGCTGCAGCAAGGTAGGAGGGCTCTGAGGAGGGTGGCTGCATCTCGTTGAACGTGTCAGCCCCATAGATGTGGTCTGTGCCAAACTCTTTGATCAGCTCTCGCAGGAAGAGGCTCCCGATGATGGGGAATATGGGGTCTTCTGGAGCCAGAAGGAAGGAGCAGGAGTAGGAACAGTTAAAGTGTCCCCAACTGCCCATCTTCGTGACATTGACCCGAGGGAATACCCTAGTGGGGAGCAAAAGCTCAGACATTTCATGGAAGCCGCCATAGTGTTCATCATAGTGTTCACCAGCCTCGCCAACTTCTCTACAGCTCCCGGGGCACATCCTGGTTTCTCTCTCCTCTATGGCTTTGTACAGGCTATGCTCTCTGCCTAGagtcctttcttcttccctggcCACCTTCTCTGAAAAACTTTCACTATCTCTCCCCTTCCTGTGGCCTGAAATAAGCAacactcctttttctttcctttctttcttttttttttttttttgagacacagtctcgctctgtcgcccaggctggagtgcagtggcgcattctcagctcactgcaagctctgcgtcccgggttcacgccgttctcctgcctcagcctccctagtagctgggacgacagacgcccaccaccacacccagctaattctttgtatttttagtagagatggggtttcactgtgttagccaggatggtctcgatctgctgacctcgtgatccacccgtcttggcctcccaaagtgctgggattacaggcgtgagccaccgcacccggccttttttttttttttttaattatactttcagttcagttctgtgcagaacatgcaggtttgttgcataggtatacatgtgccatggtggtttgctgcacccatcaacccgtcctCTAGGTTTTCAGCCCCgcatgcattaagtatttgtcccaatgctatccctcccattGACCCCCACACCTcgaaaggccctggtgtgtgatgttcccctccctgtgtccgtgtgttctcattgttcaactcccactatgagtgagaacgtgagatgtttaatattctttcctttttttttttttttttttgagatggagtctcacttctgtcacccaggctggagtgaagtggcgtgatctcagctcactgcagtctctggcccctggcttcaagagattctcctgcctcagcctactgagtagctgggattacaggagcccgccaccacgcctggctaactgttgtacttttagtagagatggggttttgccatgttggccaggctggtctttaactcctgacctcaggtgatccacccgcctcagcctcccaaaacgctaggattacaggcattagccacagCGTCCGTCCAAGCAACACTCATTTTTCAAGGCTGGGCTCTGCCCTGAGCCCTTCCTGCCCCTCTCTCCCGGCAGAGGAGAGCGGAACCCACATATATTCCTGTCCTTGTCCCCACATTGTATCCTTCAGCCAATATATCTCCCCTATCAGTGGCAAGCCCTTGGGCACCTTTCTTGCCGCCTCCCAGGACCCAGCACAGCCAGTTCTGGCAGTCCCAGACAGCTGGACcaagtttattgaatgaatgagtgggttTCCTGCCACCTGGTGATGGGGGcaagaggcaggcagggaggccaCTGGCATGCATTAAGTCCTATGAGAGTATGAGAGCCAGACACTAGCAGGTGCAAAGGAGGTCATGGGGGGCACTAGcaaggcttcctgaaggaggggAGGTCTCAGGTGGGCCTTGAAGACTTTTCCCAACCACATGTGAGAGGATGGCTGGGAAGCACAGAGGAACAAGGGACACTGGAGCACCCCTGCTGCCACTCAAAAGGGCTGCCATTTGCTAGCACTCTGTGCAAAGTCACAGATAGATCGAGAGATAATTACAAACCCTACAGCAAAGTAGGTAGAGATCCCATTTTacaagtaaggaaactgaggcacagagcagtcatgtcatctgcctgaagtcacacagctaattagtAGCAGAGTCAAAAATCAAACCCAGGCCTACGTCCAgagcttgtttgtttgtttgtttgagacagagtttcactcttgtcacccaggctggagtgcaatggcgtgatctcgactcactgcaacgtctgcctcccaggtttaagcagttctcctgtctcagcctcctaagtagatgggattacaggcgtgtgccaccatgcgcagctcatttttatatttttagtagagacagggtttcaccatgttggccaggctggtctcaaactcctgacctcaggtgatcccccaacttggcctcccaaagtgctgggattataggcgtgagccactgcgcctggcccagagctTCAGTTTTTAAGTCATGTTCTAGAAGGGAATAAAATTCTCTCTCTGAGCTAAGTGGAGGCGGTGAGCGGAACCTCACCTGGTGACAGCCTCAGGAACATGCCCCGCGAATGCAGGTAGCACTGGGGTCATGCCGAAGGAGCGCATCCGGTCCAGGACCCGGTGCTGGAGGAACAGAAGGAAGGGTGGTGAGCATGGCCACTGCTGTCCTATGAGGAGGCCCTCATCTCCCCGGACACGCAGAGCCCCCCGCCTCAGTTAAGAGCCCCGGGGCCGGCCCAATACCACCCTTCCTGGGCCCATGACCATCTATCACCGATTCTGCCCCTTcccttttccatccttttacctGCAGGTAAAGCTGCTTGATGTGCCAGGAGGGGGGCAGGGGGCCATCCCAGGTGTGCAGGTTGCCCATTCGCCCCCAGGCCAGGAAGGCAGGACCAGTAAAGAACTCATTGATCTCTGCCTGGGTCAGGCCCAAGGCCAGGTACACCTGAGGAAGAAGGGTCCACACATAGAAATATATTcatctccattcattcattcattcattcattcaacaaccatTCACTCATTGCTTCTTTGTGCTGGGCGCTAGGGCTACTGAGACAAAATCCGAATCCTGCCATCAAGGAGCCCACAGCCCAGAGGACAGAGACTTGTGAGTACGTGAGTTCACTGTGTCGCCTTTGTCACATGGGTGAGGAGATGGGGCACAAAGGAGCTTTCCCCCAAGAGGAAGGCCTTAGAAGGCTTCATGGAGCAAGGGTGCCAGATGGAAGGGCAGGGCAGCTGTGTGAAGAGCTCAAGCAGCGCCTGGAGCAGCCGTTGCAGCACAGAGGCTTCCAGGGAGGCAGATCTAGAGCTGCCTATGAGTTGAATCCAAGGGACCAGGTGATTGGCTGCATAGGGGAGATGGGGGAAGGAGCCCCATTCCTCAAACTGGAAGCctcggttttttgttttttgtttttttttttcagacagagtctcactctgttgcccaggctggagtgcagtggcacgatctcagctcactgcgacctccacctctagggttcaagcaagtctctggcctcaggctcccaagtagttaggactacaggcgcgccaccacacccagctaattttttgtgttttagtagagacggggtttcaccatgttggctaggatggtctcgatctcctgacctcgtgatccgcccgccttggcctcccaaagtgctgggattacaggcgtgagccaccgcgcccggccggaagcCTCAGTTTTTAGGAGGCCCAAGCCACTGTGCACGCTGAAAGCACTTCTGGAGAGAGACACTGCGCCCATGCTGGGGGGCGGGTGAAAACACCTAGGGTGGCTCCCGCCATaggcaggagggtggggaggggacagtggGCACGCACCCGCTGCCAGATGGCCTCCTGGCCGCTCCAGGCCAGTGCCAGGTTGATGCCATTCAGCGCCATCCAGTCTATCTCTCGCTCCCAGCGGGCCCAGTCCCACCACACGAAGGAGTAGCTTTGCGTGCACACATTCTGGTAATAGCGGTACCTGCGGGCAGTGTCATGAGCAGGGGCGCATCCCACCCTGGAGGGTTCACGGCCCTGGAACAaatcccccatcccccacctagagaagaagggaggggctCCAAGCTCGGCCCTTCTGCTTCACACTGGGAGCCACCCCAGGTGGAGATGGGACCAGGTACCCGGCCTTGGCTTCTGAGGCACTCGTCCCCTGCACTCCCCCAGGGCCCTCTAGCCTGGCGGGTATTTGGGTGGCATATTCCACTTTCATGCCACCCTGCCAGAGCCCCTCCTCTGCACGGTGTTTTACTGGAACGGGGAATCCCTGCCCCCACAATCTAACAGATGGGCAGGGGAGGACAGCTGTGTGAACACATCACTCCACAGTGTGACAGGCGCTGGAACACAGGCCTGTGTGGGGGGATGGGGGCGTCCTTCCTCAGTCCGCAAGTTCAAAGAGAa
It encodes the following:
- the NAGLU gene encoding alpha-N-acetylglucosaminidase, with protein sequence MEAVAVAAAVGVLLLAGAGGAAGDEAREAAAVRALVARLLGPGPAADFSVSVERALAAKPGLDTYSLGGGGAARVRVRGSTGVAAAAGLHRYLRDFCGCHVAWSGSQLRLPRPLPAVPGELTEATPNRYRYYQNVCTQSYSFVWWDWARWEREIDWMALNGINLALAWSGQEAIWQRVYLALGLTQAEINEFFTGPAFLAWGRMGNLHTWDGPLPPSWHIKQLYLQHRVLDRMRSFGMTPVLPAFAGHVPEAVTRVFPRVNVTKMGSWGHFNCSYSCSFLLAPEDPIFPIIGSLFLRELIKEFGTDHIYGADTFNEMQPPSSEPSYLAAATTAVYEAMIAVDTEAVWLLQGWLFQHQPQFWGPAQIGAVLGAVPRGRLLVLDLFAESQPVYTRTASFQGQPFIWCMLHNFGGNHGLFGALEAVNGGPEAARLFPNSTMVGTGMAPEGISQNEVVYSLMAELGWRKDPVPDLAAWVTSFAAQRYGVSHPDAGAAWRLLLRSVYNCSGEACRGHNRSPLVRRPSLQMNTSIWYNRSDVFEAWRLLLTSAPSLAASPAFRYDLLDLTRQAVQELVSLYYEEARSAYLRKELASLLRAGGVLAYELLPALDEVLASDSRFLLGSWLELARAAAVSEAEADFYEQNSRYQLTLWGPEGNILDYANKQLAGLVANYYTPRWRLFLEALADSVAQGIPFQQHQFDKNVFQLEQAFVLSKQRYPSQPRGDTVDLAKKIFLKYYPRWVAGSW